In the genome of Raphanus sativus cultivar WK10039 chromosome 9, ASM80110v3, whole genome shotgun sequence, the window CTTACGAGTATAATAactttgataaatatatatataaaggtaatataaagtagaacaatatataataaaattataacagGCCATATATTTTGTGCTTACCTCATTTTTGAATGGACCAGGAACTCTGTAGTTGTGGCTATGAATCTGCTTTCCTGGCCATGATTTTATccctatatatacatattttataattaaatattttttattgatatatatatatatatatagacagtGCACAGATAATCACTGAAGTCTTCAGTCGGGAATGAATGTAAACGATTGTAATCCAAAATCCGTTAATGGGGGTTTAAATCTTTTCATAATTGATCTCCATTTTTTTGTATCTTTATATATAGAGTTCTGTAAAAGAAGTTATCAAGTTTTTAACTGTTTCTGAAAATACACAATAACTATTTGAATTTAAGAAAAGTATAAACAAATACTAAGAAAATAGTAATGTTTACGTTTTACTCTTAAATTATAAACATCAAATGCATCATTCTTATATgctctctttgtttttaaacattgatgttattgttttatattattttcttcttaaaattGATGTTTTAGACTCTTACTAAggcattttattttaaaattaaaatataagttaaaCTATATAGAGAAATAGTGAAacatcattaaaatattaaatgtactaaaataaataataacaatctGAGTATTTACGGTATAATGGATGAAACTTCCAAtaatctaattttaattttcaaaaattaaggaagtatattttatttttatcactgattcttaaaataaacttcaaaaattaaaaaaaacgtaAACAATTTTGTTAGCTGAACCCTTGAAGCCAAGGTGTGAAATACAAACACgcgataaaaaaaattaaaccgcTTAGACGACAAAAAGTTGTGATATTTATGAAATCGTTAAATAATACCTAAACAGTTTCACTTGGGGTTTCTTCCAACTCTTTCACCgcaatttgatttatttttaggtCAAAAGCTTTAAGTTGCGAACAATATTGAGGCAAAGaagaatcataaaaaaaataacttgcAAAACTCTAAAATCAATTAGAAACTAATTTTTACTTGGGTTTTCTACCAACTCTCTCACCGCAtgcaatttgatttttttaaggTCAAAAGCAACAAGCAGATAAAAGAGACAGCAGAAAACATCGAGGCAAATTATAATCATAAACAAATCACTTGCAAAGCTATAAAAGCACTTAGAAACCAATCTTTACCAGGAATACGAGCAACGTAAGGTTCGGTATAATGCCCACTGCAAACAACGACGGCGTCAAAGATCTCATCGTCCGAGAGATCACCGGAGTTTTTGGACCGGACCCTCCATTTCCCCTCAACCGGCTCAACCCTAACCACCTCTGTCTCGAGCCGGACCATCTCCTCTATTTTAAACTCTCTCGCAAAGTCTTGAAGGTACGCAAGAACTTCCCTGTGGCTCGGATACCTTCTCGAGTCTCTTGACAAGTCATCAACACGTGGAACGAACGGAAAATCCCTGAAACCCATACACTCTCTCGGGAGGTTGGTTCGGAGAGACTCGTAGACACTCGAGTGAACTATAGGTCTCCTCGGGTCAAGACCAAGCGGGTCGGATTCAGTTGTAGGTGAGTAAATCCAGAGACCTCCCACTTGTTTCTCCCGCTCATAAACGACGACGGTGTGACCTTCGCGATGGAGCTCTCTGGCGGCTATTAAACCGGATGCTCCGGCTCCGATCACCGCCACGTATTTGGAACTGATTGAGTTTTGACCTGGTGCCATTTATAAAACGTCGATGGTACGTTTTTTAGTTGTATGTTGTCTTCGTCCACTCGGCCTAAGAGAAATGGGTTTATATAGAACTGGAAGATATATACAATactatattttcattataaagaaaactaggtgttttcctgcaccatgtgcagtaaaagaattttaaaatatttttaatagataaatataaattacatttaacttttattaatattataaattttcttttttttatcaatatttttatataaatttgatttaactgaagactaaaattaagataaaaataattttgtttatttgaaattatatttaagaatgtgcatgtatatatttaaaattataatctgaggtagatttttctatctatttattttaattaaatatattaaataaatatgtaaaattgcataatgtcaaaaattaaaattaaacaatatttataaaatctgtagatatatataagaaactaataattttacgatttaattttataattttctaaaaatatgtatatttttttgaaatatgtttaatttaaatgatatttcaaattttgaaatgcttatgaattatatttattttaaagatgattatgagttattaccatattttaaaaaagtccaaaatataaatcgataataaatgtaatatatgagttattaccatatttttagaaaattaccaaaaatatagattaacattaaatataattgttcatgtcatattaatttacaagacatgtcatcaattttagtagtcatgtcacaattattaatctaggtgttttcctgcaccatgtgtagtgatgaattttttaaagttaaattttatattttaaaatgtaatttattaatattatatattttatttttgaccaataagtaatataaatatcattaattaagcataaaattaagagaaaattttttttattttaaattatatttaagaatgatatatataaagttaaaatcttagattaaaaaaatatttatttcatttggt includes:
- the LOC108825621 gene encoding flavin-containing monooxygenase FMO GS-OX2 isoform X2; amino-acid sequence: MAPGQNSISSKYVAVIGAGASGLIAARELHREGHTVVVYEREKQVGGLWIYSPTTESDPLGLDPRRPIVHSSVYESLRTNLPRECMGFRDFPFVPRVDDLSRDSRRYPSHREVLAYLQDFAREFKIEEMVRLETEVVRVEPVEGKWRVRSKNSGDLSDDEIFDAVVVCSGHYTEPYVARIPGIKSWPGKQIHSHNYRVPGPFKNEVVVVIGNFASGADISRDVAKVAKEVHIASRGREADTYEKLSVPTNNLWIHSEIETACEDGSIIFKNGKAVHADTVVYCTGYKYKFPFLETNGYMSIDDNRVEPLYKHVFPPALAPGLSFVGLPGHTIRYV